In Bacteroidales bacterium, one DNA window encodes the following:
- a CDS encoding alpha-L-fucosidase translates to MKNPTSFLLVLILALMLGCNPTKVHEPEEAYHWPSDPEVSAKLEAWQDWKFGVIIHWGPYSEWGIVESWSLCPEDEPWCERRGPYADDYCTYVREYEKIRHTFNPQQFDPQQWAEACHSAGMKYLVFTTKHHDGFCMYDSRYTDYKITGSESIFSTDPRNNITQNIFSAFREKGMGVGVYFSKADWHNDDYWWPYFPVFDRNVNYDPGKYPERWQRFREFTFNQLEELMTDYGDVDILWLDGGWVRPAGTLTEETRPWLGKNQWVQDIDMPAIAAMARTQQPELLIVDRTVHGEFENYRTPEQQIPGEIPSYPWESCITLGDSWYHTGERERYKSASWAIQTLVKIVAKGGNLLLGIGPDKTGAMPPEVYERLEEIGKWMNINSQAIYETKPLAPYQEGKWCFTQSKDGKTRYAFYLKEEGEILPEMLELPAGFVKEVGKVDLLGYSEKLEIRREKKLFTVVVPGSVDDEGFGVLVFGVEM, encoded by the coding sequence ATGAAAAACCCTACCTCCTTCCTCCTTGTCCTGATCCTGGCCCTGATGTTGGGCTGCAATCCTACCAAAGTTCATGAACCTGAAGAAGCTTACCATTGGCCTTCCGATCCGGAAGTGAGCGCGAAGCTGGAAGCCTGGCAAGACTGGAAATTCGGGGTGATCATCCACTGGGGCCCCTACAGCGAATGGGGAATTGTGGAAAGCTGGAGCCTCTGCCCCGAAGACGAGCCCTGGTGCGAACGCCGTGGCCCTTATGCGGATGATTACTGCACCTATGTGCGTGAATACGAAAAGATCAGGCATACTTTCAATCCGCAGCAGTTCGACCCGCAACAATGGGCCGAAGCTTGCCACAGCGCCGGCATGAAGTACCTGGTGTTCACCACCAAACACCACGACGGCTTTTGCATGTACGACTCCCGCTACACCGATTACAAGATCACCGGCAGCGAAAGCATTTTCTCCACCGACCCCCGCAACAATATCACGCAAAATATTTTCAGTGCCTTCCGGGAAAAAGGAATGGGCGTTGGGGTGTATTTCAGCAAGGCAGACTGGCATAACGATGATTACTGGTGGCCTTACTTCCCGGTGTTCGACCGCAATGTAAACTACGACCCCGGAAAATATCCCGAACGCTGGCAGCGCTTCCGGGAATTCACCTTTAACCAGCTTGAAGAGCTGATGACTGATTATGGCGATGTGGACATTCTTTGGCTCGACGGCGGATGGGTGAGACCTGCCGGAACTCTTACCGAAGAAACCCGTCCGTGGCTGGGCAAAAACCAGTGGGTGCAGGATATTGACATGCCCGCCATTGCCGCCATGGCCCGCACACAACAGCCCGAATTGCTGATTGTTGACCGCACCGTACACGGCGAATTTGAAAACTACCGCACCCCAGAGCAGCAAATCCCCGGTGAGATTCCCTCCTATCCCTGGGAAAGCTGCATTACCCTTGGCGATAGCTGGTACCATACCGGCGAACGCGAGCGCTATAAATCCGCCAGCTGGGCCATACAAACCCTGGTGAAGATAGTTGCCAAAGGTGGCAACCTCCTGTTGGGCATAGGTCCCGACAAAACCGGCGCCATGCCACCCGAAGTATATGAACGGCTGGAAGAAATAGGCAAATGGATGAATATTAATTCCCAGGCCATCTACGAAACCAAACCGCTTGCCCCTTACCAGGAAGGCAAATGGTGCTTCACCCAAAGCAAAGACGGAAAAACAAGGTATGCGTTTTATCTGAAAGAGGAAGGTGAGATTTTGCCTGAAATGCTTGAACTGCCTGCGGGATTTGTGAAAGAGGTTGGTAAGGTGGATTTGCTTGGTTATTCTGAAAAGCTGGAAATTAGGCGTGAAAAGAAATTGTTCACCGTTGTTGTTCCCGGTTCTGTTGATGATGAGGGTTTTGGGGTGTTGGTTTTTGGGGTAGAAATGTGA
- a CDS encoding DUF4838 domain-containing protein, whose product MKPTILLLITTIALSACLPKYPDSIYLVNNGKSKYTLVIPEKASPEEERAANFLQEHIQKISGCMLPMVRTDEQVSKYAILISKCNEILYGDGFKIFTKGNNLFIEGGQARGCIYGVSELLEQYLGVKYYSPHFVVIPEQKDITIPAMQISGASPNTYRNINGDFVKDPNYKDFHRLHDISDMFAESYFVHTFHRLVPWQEYFKSNPEYFAFMNGKRIIDQLCLTNEDVFQLVLKKLEKEMLLQPEKQVWSVSQDDNFSYCQCENCMKIIEAEKSASGPIIYFANRVAGHFPDKIISTLAYQYSRQAPALTKPLDNLQIMLCTIELNRGEAIAGDPRSSSFLKDLEDWGKISKHIFLWDYTVNFSHHISPFPNLHTLQANIQLFAGNNVKEHFQQSNTGVGHEFSELKSWLLAKLLWNSDADVPALIHEFTDGFYGPAGVWIRKYINHLQDEILKTGEWLDIYGPPTNHQLTFLSAANIEQYNHYFNEAEKAVAEIPEFLLHVRTARMALQYAVMEIGKADMFGPRGWYEETADNFVPRRQMLEILESFYQSGIQSNAAFVNEAGFTVEQYYQSTNRFIDVQVKGNLAFRKQLTASPLPASKYSAGALSMLTNGVRGANDFKVHWLGWEARDFSLVLDLEDTVEATTIEISTLYDPKSWILHPASVTCMVSADGTNYKTIAKQIVEGDQRKEEVNRLFSFQVQNMKYRFVKFEIKGTLQLFDWHPSAGGGSWVFVDEIVVR is encoded by the coding sequence ATGAAGCCAACAATCCTCTTGCTGATCACTACAATTGCCTTGTCAGCCTGCTTGCCGAAATATCCTGATTCCATTTATCTCGTAAACAACGGAAAAAGCAAATACACCCTCGTAATTCCTGAAAAAGCATCACCAGAAGAAGAAAGGGCCGCCAATTTTCTGCAGGAGCATATTCAAAAAATATCTGGCTGCATGTTACCGATGGTTCGCACAGATGAGCAGGTTTCAAAGTATGCCATTCTTATTTCAAAATGCAATGAAATATTATATGGCGATGGGTTTAAGATTTTCACAAAAGGAAACAATCTTTTCATTGAGGGAGGACAAGCCAGAGGTTGTATTTACGGCGTAAGCGAATTGCTTGAACAATACCTGGGCGTGAAATATTACAGTCCACATTTTGTTGTGATCCCTGAACAGAAGGACATAACGATCCCGGCAATGCAGATTTCCGGCGCTTCACCCAATACGTACCGCAACATTAACGGGGATTTTGTCAAAGACCCGAATTATAAAGACTTCCATCGTCTGCATGATATCAGCGATATGTTTGCCGAAAGCTATTTTGTGCACACCTTTCACCGGCTCGTGCCCTGGCAGGAATACTTCAAATCAAACCCGGAGTATTTTGCATTTATGAACGGCAAACGCATCATTGACCAGCTTTGCCTTACCAATGAAGATGTTTTTCAATTGGTTCTCAAAAAATTGGAAAAGGAAATGCTGCTGCAACCCGAAAAGCAGGTCTGGTCGGTGAGCCAGGACGACAACTTTTCTTATTGCCAATGCGAAAACTGCATGAAGATCATTGAGGCTGAAAAAAGCGCTTCCGGGCCAATTATCTATTTTGCGAACCGCGTGGCCGGTCATTTCCCTGACAAAATCATCTCCACACTCGCTTATCAATACAGTCGCCAGGCACCCGCCCTAACAAAGCCGCTGGATAATTTGCAGATCATGCTTTGCACCATTGAATTGAACCGTGGTGAGGCAATTGCTGGTGATCCGCGAAGCAGTTCATTTCTGAAAGATCTTGAAGATTGGGGAAAAATCAGCAAGCATATTTTCCTGTGGGATTACACGGTTAATTTTTCCCACCACATCAGTCCGTTTCCAAATTTGCATACGCTGCAAGCCAATATTCAACTGTTTGCCGGCAACAACGTAAAAGAACATTTCCAGCAGTCAAACACCGGGGTCGGACATGAGTTTTCCGAACTTAAATCCTGGTTGCTGGCCAAATTGCTGTGGAACTCCGATGCCGATGTGCCCGCCCTTATTCATGAGTTCACGGATGGATTTTACGGCCCTGCCGGCGTTTGGATCAGAAAATATATTAATCACCTTCAGGATGAAATTCTGAAAACCGGCGAATGGCTTGATATTTACGGTCCGCCAACCAACCACCAGCTTACTTTCCTTTCAGCGGCCAATATTGAGCAATACAATCATTATTTTAACGAAGCCGAAAAAGCCGTTGCTGAAATACCAGAATTCCTGCTTCATGTACGAACCGCCCGCATGGCGCTGCAATACGCCGTCATGGAAATTGGCAAGGCAGACATGTTCGGGCCTCGGGGCTGGTATGAGGAAACCGCCGATAATTTTGTACCACGCCGGCAAATGCTTGAAATCCTTGAATCATTCTATCAAAGCGGCATACAAAGCAATGCTGCCTTTGTAAATGAGGCGGGCTTTACGGTGGAGCAATATTACCAGTCCACCAACAGGTTTATTGATGTTCAGGTGAAAGGCAACCTTGCCTTTCGCAAACAATTGACGGCTTCTCCCCTACCGGCCTCAAAATACAGTGCCGGCGCCCTGTCCATGCTGACCAATGGCGTGCGGGGCGCTAACGATTTCAAGGTACACTGGCTGGGCTGGGAAGCCAGAGATTTCTCGCTGGTTCTTGATCTTGAAGATACTGTTGAAGCAACCACCATCGAGATCAGCACTTTGTACGACCCCAAAAGCTGGATTCTGCATCCGGCTTCCGTCACCTGCATGGTTTCAGCGGATGGCACTAACTATAAAACAATTGCAAAGCAAATTGTGGAAGGCGACCAGAGAAAAGAGGAAGTCAACAGGCTTTTCAGTTTTCAGGTTCAAAATATGAAATACCGCTTTGTGAAATTTGAGATCAAAGGAACGCTGCAGCTTTTCGATTGGCACCCATCGGCAGGCGGCGGATCATGGGTGTTTGTGGATGAGATTGTGGTTCGATAA
- a CDS encoding T9SS type A sorting domain-containing protein, which translates to MKKNNYTFRLLLALVFSLQSLMILAQSNQYLHFDGVNDHVMLQNGSQYLSGSSQISMTGWFYCDQLAYGQGYFGFRIGSGNAEFYIIQLNNGVLECRLKSTTGLWEYVSPANTAIPQIWQHIAWIYDGSSVKLYVNGLLKGSATASGVFQGTDVPFAIGRSFLSSLDFYFGGRIDEVTAWNRALTQQEIQDIMNNELTGNENGLELYYKFNQGEPGGDNTAITQLICEIGNGERNGELLNFALTGATSNFNGTLDPGYQAISFPQIANHLTIDPPFEIEATATSGLEVIFEVLSGPATIEGNLVTLTGQAGTVSVQATQPGNDQFDPAVPVVNHFQVINPDLHFPDIDPRHPLAGDVYVSTLSAVRLTALVTIQYPELFWVDEVHFLVGGQLIPAQDPLNNGYYTAWWTPPFYGNHIIEISASNNFYASTVQTVNINVVAPTTDVEVIAAEDVWLHTAIASVVVESELPSFLGSFDQITAHLEVSCPSGGCGEWDRLASIDVKGHDGTWFELIRYITPYGVPCSHSIDLTDYASLLHGKVNFRFNCITFDNGFEYKLSFNYRKGNPTYLYSTVYEVWKDNYQFGDYANLQPVEDWEFQYPDNALASTLKLVSTGHGWGTLNTGNAAEFYNATHHIWVNGSQTFTQANWNVCNPNPDGCQPQNGTWYHNRAGWCPGAIAPWFTFNMTPFISAGSVNLEYVFFENYVDFCHPNHPDCVTGVTCTDCDDGFNPNLEVACNLVVFSDDFFVGTKNPDLVTRLNVKPNPSNGLFELSVSNANQMQTSTVRILNMTGLLLQQSEWNGNAMQLDLSAYPKGMYLLMVQTPEKNEVLKLIVQ; encoded by the coding sequence ATGAAAAAGAACAACTACACATTTCGCTTACTGCTTGCGCTGGTTTTCAGCCTGCAATCGCTTATGATCCTTGCGCAATCGAATCAATACCTGCATTTCGATGGAGTGAATGACCACGTCATGCTGCAAAATGGTTCGCAATACCTCTCGGGAAGTTCACAGATTTCAATGACCGGCTGGTTTTACTGCGACCAATTGGCTTATGGCCAGGGTTACTTTGGGTTCAGGATAGGTTCAGGAAATGCAGAATTTTATATTATCCAACTCAACAACGGTGTGCTGGAATGCCGGCTCAAATCAACCACGGGTTTGTGGGAATATGTTTCACCGGCAAATACTGCCATTCCCCAGATCTGGCAGCATATTGCATGGATTTATGATGGAAGTTCAGTTAAACTCTACGTAAACGGCTTGCTGAAAGGAAGTGCTACGGCGTCCGGTGTTTTCCAGGGAACCGATGTGCCATTCGCCATAGGAAGAAGCTTTTTGAGTAGCCTCGACTTTTACTTTGGCGGACGAATTGATGAAGTCACTGCATGGAACCGCGCCCTGACGCAACAGGAAATCCAGGATATCATGAACAATGAACTCACCGGCAATGAAAATGGCTTGGAGTTGTATTACAAATTCAATCAGGGTGAACCCGGCGGAGATAACACAGCCATCACACAGCTGATTTGCGAAATAGGAAATGGTGAACGCAACGGAGAACTGCTTAACTTTGCTTTGACGGGTGCAACCTCCAACTTCAACGGTACACTCGATCCGGGCTACCAGGCCATTTCTTTTCCACAAATAGCCAATCATCTCACCATTGATCCTCCATTCGAAATTGAAGCTACGGCCACATCGGGGCTGGAAGTGATTTTCGAAGTTCTTTCAGGACCGGCCACCATTGAAGGTAATCTGGTAACACTTACCGGTCAGGCGGGCACTGTAAGTGTACAGGCTACACAACCTGGCAATGATCAGTTTGATCCTGCAGTACCTGTGGTGAACCATTTCCAGGTAATAAATCCTGACTTACATTTTCCGGATATTGATCCCCGTCATCCTTTGGCCGGCGATGTTTATGTTTCAACGCTTTCAGCTGTGCGACTTACTGCTCTTGTTACCATACAATATCCGGAATTATTCTGGGTTGATGAGGTACATTTCCTGGTCGGCGGTCAACTTATACCAGCTCAAGATCCGTTGAATAATGGATATTATACAGCGTGGTGGACTCCACCTTTTTATGGTAATCACATAATTGAAATCTCTGCGAGCAATAACTTTTATGCAAGTACAGTTCAAACAGTAAATATTAATGTGGTTGCCCCAACTACTGATGTTGAAGTCATTGCCGCTGAAGATGTTTGGCTTCACACAGCAATAGCTAGTGTTGTAGTTGAATCGGAATTGCCATCGTTTTTAGGTTCGTTTGATCAAATCACTGCTCACCTTGAGGTTAGCTGCCCATCAGGCGGCTGTGGCGAATGGGACCGCCTTGCGAGCATCGATGTGAAGGGCCACGATGGAACTTGGTTCGAACTCATCCGGTACATCACACCCTATGGAGTTCCGTGTTCGCACTCTATTGATTTAACTGATTATGCATCGCTCTTGCATGGCAAGGTAAACTTCCGTTTCAACTGTATAACTTTTGATAATGGTTTTGAGTATAAGTTGTCGTTTAACTATCGCAAGGGCAACCCAACTTATTTGTACAGCACCGTATATGAGGTGTGGAAAGACAATTACCAGTTTGGCGATTATGCCAACCTGCAGCCGGTTGAAGATTGGGAATTTCAATATCCCGACAATGCACTGGCTTCGACCCTGAAACTTGTTTCAACCGGTCACGGCTGGGGAACTCTGAACACAGGAAATGCGGCGGAATTCTACAATGCCACCCACCACATTTGGGTAAACGGTTCGCAAACATTTACACAGGCCAACTGGAATGTCTGTAACCCAAACCCCGATGGCTGTCAGCCGCAAAACGGAACATGGTATCATAACCGGGCCGGATGGTGCCCAGGTGCAATAGCGCCCTGGTTCACTTTCAATATGACCCCTTTCATTTCAGCTGGCAGTGTGAACCTGGAATATGTATTTTTCGAAAATTATGTTGACTTCTGCCACCCAAACCATCCGGATTGCGTTACCGGTGTAACCTGCACCGATTGTGATGATGGCTTTAATCCGAACCTAGAAGTGGCATGCAACCTGGTTGTATTTTCAGATGACTTTTTTGTTGGCACAAAGAATCCGGATCTGGTTACTCGTTTGAATGTTAAACCCAATCCAAGCAATGGTTTGTTTGAGCTTTCTGTTTCAAATGCGAACCAAATGCAAACTTCAACAGTCAGAATTCTGAACATGACAGGGCTGCTTCTTCAACAATCTGAGTGGAACGGTAACGCTATGCAGCTTGATCTGTCAGCTTACCCCAAAGGCATGTACCTGCTAATGGTTCAAACGCCTGAAAAGAACGAGGTGCTGAAGCTGATTGTGCAGTAA
- a CDS encoding copper homeostasis protein CutC, giving the protein MANSYRLLIEVAAFTPNAALAALKAGADRIELCSGYAEGGLSPSAATIMWVREKVAVPLHVMIRPRIGDFVYNEVEKEIMLRDIQFCKSYRIDGVVAGALIEEGDIDQDFTMKIVKAAYPMSVTFHRAFDLCRDLPAALEILIKCGVHRVLTSGGEANCIAGLQTIYGLLKQASGRIIILPGGGINLENVAEIIKLTGISEIHLSGKILVQSKLKKQSNVSFTSTGEVDDYHWFECDPRVISAMAKLDS; this is encoded by the coding sequence ATGGCTAATTCATACCGCCTTTTAATCGAAGTTGCAGCCTTCACTCCCAATGCTGCCCTGGCGGCATTGAAAGCAGGCGCTGATCGCATTGAGCTGTGCTCAGGCTATGCCGAGGGTGGGTTGTCACCTTCGGCGGCAACTATTATGTGGGTCAGGGAAAAGGTGGCAGTTCCGTTGCATGTGATGATCAGGCCACGCATTGGTGATTTTGTTTATAATGAGGTGGAAAAGGAAATCATGCTGCGAGATATTCAGTTTTGCAAATCTTACAGAATAGATGGAGTTGTTGCCGGCGCTTTAATTGAGGAAGGCGATATTGATCAAGATTTTACAATGAAAATAGTAAAGGCAGCTTATCCAATGTCTGTCACCTTTCACAGAGCCTTTGATCTGTGCAGGGATCTTCCGGCTGCACTTGAAATCCTTATCAAATGTGGCGTACACAGAGTGCTTACAAGCGGTGGGGAAGCAAACTGCATTGCAGGTTTGCAAACAATTTACGGATTATTGAAACAAGCTTCTGGCAGAATTATCATCTTACCCGGTGGTGGCATCAATCTTGAGAATGTTGCCGAAATTATCAAACTTACAGGCATCAGCGAAATACATCTTTCCGGGAAAATCCTGGTTCAGAGTAAATTGAAAAAACAGAGCAATGTATCCTTCACCAGCACCGGTGAGGTGGATGATTATCATTGGTTTGAGTGTGATCCAAGAGTTATTTCTGCAATGGCAAAGTTGGATTCATAG
- a CDS encoding glycoside hydrolase family 3 C-terminal domain-containing protein, giving the protein MKQLLIILHLTLSIQFVCAQAYKNPNLPVDERVKDLLSRMTPEEKFWQLFMIPGDLGDDKDQYKPGIFGFQVNTVGQSADASGQMLEYTEGWSAREAAIKINEIQRYFIEESRLGIPIIPFDEALHGLVRSGATAFPQAIGLAATWNTELMHEVARAIAVECKSRGIRQVLSPVVNIASDVRWGRTEETYGECPYLASEMGVAFVSAFEKMGIITTPKHFVANVGDGGRDSYPIHWNERLMREIHLAPFEACFKRGGSRSVMTSYNSYDGSPCTANDWLLNQLLKKEWGFDGFVISDAGGTGGANVLHFTAADYADATVKSLEKGLDVIFQTNYNHQALFSPPFYDGSISQETIDAAVARVLKLKFELGLFENPYVDPEEAAKLNGHQNHREIALQTARESMVLLKNKDQLLPISQNVKSIAVIGPDAAEARLGGYSGPGNQKISILEGIRKKAGSEVEVKYALGCEHQNIEYLTVPTETLSCEMDGQQQSGLKGEYFDNVSFSGQPVFVRNDKQIQFQWTLFGPDPEKLSYDFWSVRWSGKLTAPESGTFNIGIDGNDGYRLYLDKQLLLDNWTKRTRQAVLKDFTFEKGREYDLLIEFYEPVGNAWFRLIWNMGVEDLQSAEIEKAMELARHSELAVLAVGIEEGEFLDRAYLNLPGRQEELILKIAETGTPVVVLLVGGSAITMNKWIDKAGAIVQAWYPGEAGGQAMAEVLFGDYNPAGRLPVTFPVFEGQLPLVYNHKPTGRGDDYMNLTGQPLFPFGFGLSYTNFEYSDIALSVRTIKTNGASQVSVKVRNTGNVAGDEVVQLYLRDELASVARPLRELKAFRRIHLQAGESKTLIFTIDPEMLSMYDPKMNKIVEPGEFRIMIGASSKDIRQRIILNVVD; this is encoded by the coding sequence ATGAAACAGTTACTTATTATCCTTCATTTAACCCTTTCCATCCAGTTTGTTTGCGCACAAGCCTATAAAAACCCAAACCTGCCGGTGGATGAAAGGGTGAAAGACCTGCTCTCGCGTATGACGCCCGAAGAAAAATTCTGGCAACTCTTTATGATCCCAGGCGATTTGGGTGATGATAAAGACCAATATAAACCCGGAATTTTTGGATTCCAGGTGAATACGGTGGGCCAGAGCGCTGATGCAAGCGGGCAAATGCTCGAATATACCGAAGGCTGGTCTGCCCGTGAAGCCGCGATTAAAATCAATGAAATCCAGCGTTACTTTATCGAAGAATCCCGCCTGGGCATTCCCATCATTCCTTTCGACGAGGCCTTGCACGGACTGGTGCGTTCGGGTGCTACGGCTTTTCCGCAGGCCATTGGTTTAGCTGCTACCTGGAACACTGAACTTATGCACGAAGTGGCCAGGGCCATTGCCGTGGAATGCAAATCGCGGGGGATCAGACAGGTGTTGTCGCCAGTGGTGAACATCGCCTCCGATGTGCGCTGGGGCCGCACCGAAGAAACCTATGGTGAATGTCCTTACCTCGCTTCCGAAATGGGCGTTGCATTTGTGTCAGCGTTTGAAAAAATGGGGATTATCACCACGCCCAAGCATTTTGTGGCCAATGTGGGTGATGGCGGGCGCGACAGCTACCCAATACACTGGAACGAACGCCTGATGCGTGAAATCCACCTGGCGCCTTTCGAGGCTTGCTTTAAACGCGGGGGGTCGCGCTCGGTGATGACTTCCTATAATTCTTATGATGGCTCGCCATGTACGGCCAACGACTGGCTGCTCAACCAATTGCTGAAAAAGGAATGGGGTTTTGATGGTTTTGTGATCTCCGATGCCGGCGGAACCGGTGGCGCCAATGTGCTGCATTTCACCGCCGCCGATTATGCGGATGCCACGGTTAAATCCCTGGAAAAAGGCCTGGATGTGATTTTCCAGACCAATTACAACCACCAGGCGCTGTTCTCGCCGCCCTTCTATGATGGAAGCATTTCTCAGGAAACGATTGATGCAGCTGTGGCAAGGGTCTTAAAACTGAAATTTGAACTGGGTTTGTTTGAGAACCCTTATGTGGATCCGGAAGAAGCCGCCAAGCTCAACGGCCACCAAAACCACCGGGAAATTGCGCTGCAAACAGCCAGGGAATCCATGGTGCTGCTAAAAAATAAGGATCAATTGCTGCCCATTTCACAAAACGTGAAATCAATCGCGGTAATTGGACCCGATGCCGCCGAAGCACGGCTGGGCGGTTACAGCGGGCCGGGAAATCAAAAAATCAGCATCCTGGAAGGAATCCGGAAAAAGGCAGGTTCGGAAGTTGAAGTAAAATATGCTTTGGGTTGCGAACACCAGAACATTGAATATCTGACGGTTCCCACAGAAACCCTCAGCTGCGAAATGGACGGCCAACAGCAATCAGGTCTGAAAGGGGAATATTTTGACAATGTTTCGTTTTCGGGCCAACCGGTTTTTGTAAGAAATGATAAGCAAATCCAGTTTCAATGGACTTTGTTTGGCCCCGATCCCGAAAAACTCAGCTATGATTTCTGGTCGGTGCGCTGGAGCGGAAAACTGACAGCCCCTGAGAGCGGAACTTTCAACATCGGCATTGACGGCAACGACGGCTACCGTTTGTATCTCGACAAGCAACTGCTGCTCGACAACTGGACAAAACGCACAAGGCAGGCGGTTCTCAAGGATTTTACTTTCGAAAAAGGCCGGGAATACGATCTGCTGATCGAGTTTTACGAACCTGTGGGCAATGCGTGGTTCAGACTGATCTGGAATATGGGCGTTGAAGATTTGCAGTCGGCAGAAATTGAAAAAGCCATGGAGCTTGCCCGCCACAGCGAGTTAGCTGTGCTGGCCGTGGGCATTGAAGAAGGCGAATTCCTCGACAGGGCTTACCTGAATCTTCCCGGGCGGCAGGAAGAACTCATTTTGAAAATCGCCGAAACAGGCACTCCGGTGGTGGTGTTGCTGGTGGGTGGAAGCGCTATTACCATGAACAAGTGGATTGATAAAGCGGGCGCCATCGTTCAGGCCTGGTATCCGGGCGAAGCAGGCGGACAAGCCATGGCTGAAGTGCTGTTTGGCGATTACAATCCCGCCGGACGCCTGCCCGTCACCTTCCCGGTTTTTGAAGGGCAGTTGCCGCTGGTGTACAACCACAAACCCACCGGCCGCGGCGACGATTATATGAACCTCACCGGCCAGCCGCTTTTCCCCTTTGGGTTCGGACTAAGCTATACAAACTTTGAGTATTCTGACATTGCGCTTTCGGTTCGCACGATAAAAACAAACGGTGCAAGCCAGGTAAGCGTAAAAGTGAGAAATACGGGCAATGTGGCCGGCGACGAAGTAGTGCAACTTTACCTCCGCGATGAACTGGCGTCTGTGGCCAGGCCGCTGCGGGAACTGAAAGCTTTCCGGCGCATTCATCTGCAGGCCGGCGAAAGCAAAACGCTGATATTCACCATTGATCCCGAAATGCTCTCGATGTACGACCCCAAAATGAACAAAATTGTGGAGCCGGGCGAATTCCGGATCATGATCGGCGCTTCCTCAAAAGACATCCGGCAGCGGATTATACTGAATGTAGTTGATTAA